The following are from one region of the Nocardioides marmotae genome:
- the fabI gene encoding enoyl-ACP reductase FabI — protein MTPDTTGTSGILAGKRILVAGVTMDSSIGFATAKVAQEQGATVLISNFGRALGITRRIAKRLPVEPPVLELDVTDPEHLRRLPDLVREHVDGLDGVVHSIAYGNPETLLGGRFLDGPWEDVAQAVQVSAYSLKSLATACRPLMGAGGSVVGLTFDATVAWPAYDWMGVAKAALESTSRYLARDLGPAGIRCNLVSAGPLRTLAAKAIPGFSDLEEMWGTRAPLGWDNTDQEPTARAVCALLSDFFPATTGEIVHVDGGFHALGA, from the coding sequence ATGACACCTGACACCACCGGCACCTCCGGCATCCTCGCCGGCAAGCGGATCCTCGTCGCGGGCGTGACGATGGACAGCTCGATCGGCTTCGCGACCGCGAAGGTCGCCCAGGAGCAGGGCGCCACGGTGCTCATCTCCAACTTCGGCCGGGCGCTCGGCATCACCCGGCGGATCGCCAAGCGGCTCCCGGTCGAGCCGCCGGTCCTCGAGCTCGACGTCACCGACCCCGAGCACCTCCGCCGGCTGCCGGACCTGGTGCGCGAGCACGTCGACGGTCTCGACGGCGTGGTCCACTCCATCGCCTACGGCAACCCCGAGACCCTGCTGGGCGGTCGGTTCCTCGACGGCCCGTGGGAGGACGTCGCGCAGGCGGTCCAGGTCTCGGCGTACTCGCTGAAGTCGCTGGCGACCGCCTGCCGGCCGCTGATGGGCGCCGGCGGGTCGGTCGTGGGGCTGACCTTCGACGCGACCGTCGCGTGGCCGGCGTACGACTGGATGGGCGTGGCGAAGGCCGCGCTGGAATCGACCTCGCGCTACCTCGCCCGCGACCTCGGGCCGGCGGGTATCCGCTGCAACCTGGTCTCCGCCGGTCCGCTGCGGACGCTGGCGGCCAAGGCGATCCCCGGGTTCTCCGACCTCGAGGAGATGTGGGGGACCCGCGCGCCGCTCGGCTGGGACAACACCGACCAGGAGCCGACCGCGCGGGCGGTGTGCGCGCTGCTCTCGGACTTCTTCCCGGCCACCACCGGTGAGATCGTCCACGTCGACGGGGGCTTCCACGCCCTCGGTGCCTGA
- a CDS encoding SixA phosphatase family protein, with amino-acid sequence MSGDEGSRTLVVVRHAKAEADGPTDAERRLAESGHVAAAAVGTWLAEQGIVPDHALVSGAVRTLQTWDDIADAAGWDLEPEVEETLYAAGPESALDLVRAVPADVRTLVVVGHNPTMGTLAQLLDDGEGDVEAGNRLALGYPTSATTVLSYDGDWDELADASASVVAFFVGA; translated from the coding sequence GTGAGCGGAGACGAAGGCAGCCGGACGCTGGTGGTCGTGCGGCACGCCAAGGCGGAGGCCGACGGCCCGACCGATGCCGAACGACGCCTCGCCGAGAGCGGCCACGTCGCCGCGGCCGCCGTCGGCACCTGGCTCGCCGAGCAGGGGATCGTGCCCGACCACGCGCTCGTCTCCGGCGCCGTCCGCACGCTCCAGACCTGGGACGACATCGCCGACGCCGCCGGCTGGGACCTCGAGCCCGAGGTGGAGGAGACCCTGTACGCCGCCGGGCCGGAGTCCGCGCTCGACCTGGTCCGCGCCGTCCCCGCCGACGTCCGCACGCTCGTCGTCGTCGGCCACAACCCCACCATGGGCACCCTCGCCCAACTGCTCGACGACGGCGAGGGTGACGTCGAGGCCGGCAACCGCCTCGCCCTCGGCTACCCCACCTCCGCCACCACCGTGCTCTCCTACGACGGCGACTGGGACGAGCTCGCCGACGCCTCCGCCTCGGTCGTCGCGTTCTTCGTCGGGGCGTAG
- a CDS encoding type IV toxin-antitoxin system AbiEi family antitoxin domain-containing protein, whose translation MMIPTKTRPADDPRNGPVLLRRDLLAHGYTSSAIQRLLCRGDLVRVRPGAYVGPDVWRALDEGGRFGLRGRAVLGQARTTMALSHVSALAELGAPLWGFDLRDVHVTRTDGTWGRHEAGVYSHVGRIAPADLATVNGVLVTNPARAAIESCAVGPSEAAFCALNDLLHRGLVTDSDLRSQVVEMESWPGTLAGEVLLRLADARIESVGESRAFWLFYQHHVPKPVLQHEVKDGTGRVVARLDFAWPELGVWVEFDGRSKYEKHRRPGESIADAVVREKNREDLVRRLTGWRCIRITWSDLQDPARVADIVLAALFPAVA comes from the coding sequence ATGATGATCCCGACGAAGACCCGACCGGCCGACGACCCGAGGAACGGGCCGGTGCTCCTGCGGCGCGACCTGCTGGCTCACGGTTACACGAGCAGCGCGATCCAGCGGCTGCTGTGCCGCGGCGACCTGGTGCGGGTGCGGCCCGGGGCGTACGTCGGCCCCGACGTCTGGCGCGCCCTGGACGAAGGCGGCCGGTTCGGCCTCCGCGGGCGCGCGGTGCTGGGCCAGGCGAGGACGACGATGGCGCTGTCGCACGTCTCCGCACTCGCCGAGCTCGGCGCTCCGCTGTGGGGCTTCGACCTCCGCGACGTCCATGTCACGCGGACCGACGGGACCTGGGGTCGGCACGAGGCCGGGGTGTACTCGCACGTCGGACGGATCGCCCCTGCAGACCTGGCAACGGTCAACGGCGTGCTGGTGACCAACCCCGCCCGTGCTGCGATCGAGTCCTGTGCCGTCGGGCCGTCCGAGGCCGCCTTCTGCGCACTGAACGACCTTCTCCACCGTGGTCTGGTCACCGATTCCGACCTGCGGTCACAGGTGGTCGAGATGGAGTCGTGGCCCGGCACGCTCGCCGGGGAGGTCCTCCTCCGGCTCGCGGACGCGCGGATCGAATCCGTGGGCGAGAGCCGGGCGTTCTGGCTCTTCTACCAGCATCACGTGCCCAAGCCGGTGCTCCAGCACGAGGTGAAGGACGGCACCGGCCGGGTCGTCGCGCGGCTCGACTTCGCTTGGCCGGAGCTGGGGGTGTGGGTGGAGTTCGACGGGCGCAGCAAGTACGAGAAGCACCGCCGACCGGGTGAGAGCATCGCCGATGCTGTCGTACGGGAGAAGAACCGGGAGGACCTCGTCCGGCGCCTGACCGGCTGGCGCTGCATCCGGATCACCTGGTCAGACCTCCAGGACCCGGCTCGGGTCGCCGACATCGTGCTGGCCGCGCTGTTCCCGGCGGTTGCCTGA
- the serB gene encoding phosphoserine phosphatase SerB, translating into METPETLLITLTGKDRPGVTSAIFSTLARTGVEVVDIEQIVLRRRLILGVLVTVPERWQLLHDAMTATADELGMSIEIERGTGDNRTRPGGRSHVTVIGSPLRATDMAGVAGRIAEAGANIDRIERMARYPVTAIELHVSGAAPAVLRTALAAEASARGIDIAVQPADLLRRGMRLIVMDVDSTLVQGEVIEMLAAHAGCEAEVAEVTERAMRGEVDFEESLRARVALLEGVPATALDSVYDSLQLAPGARTMVRTLKRLGYRFAIVSGGFSQITDRLAADLGIHYARANELEILDGRLTGRVVGEVVDRAGKARALREFAADIGVPLDAVIAIGDGANDLDMLNAAGLGIAYNAKPMVRDAADTAVNVPYLDTILYLLGISREDIEAADAAAGIVTPAPPV; encoded by the coding sequence ATGGAGACCCCGGAGACCCTGCTCATCACGCTCACCGGCAAGGACCGCCCGGGCGTCACCTCGGCGATCTTCTCGACCCTGGCCCGCACCGGCGTCGAGGTCGTCGACATCGAGCAGATCGTGCTGCGCCGTCGGCTGATCCTCGGTGTGCTGGTGACGGTGCCCGAGCGCTGGCAGCTGCTGCACGACGCCATGACCGCGACCGCCGACGAGCTCGGGATGAGCATCGAGATCGAGCGCGGCACCGGCGACAACCGGACCCGCCCCGGCGGGCGCTCGCACGTGACCGTCATCGGCTCCCCGCTGCGCGCGACCGACATGGCCGGCGTCGCCGGGCGGATCGCCGAGGCCGGCGCGAACATCGACCGCATCGAGCGGATGGCGCGCTACCCCGTCACCGCGATCGAGCTGCACGTCTCCGGCGCCGCACCCGCCGTCCTGCGCACCGCCCTGGCCGCCGAAGCCTCCGCGCGCGGCATCGACATCGCCGTGCAGCCCGCCGACCTCCTGCGCCGCGGCATGCGCCTGATCGTGATGGACGTCGACTCCACCCTCGTCCAGGGCGAGGTCATCGAGATGCTCGCCGCCCACGCCGGCTGCGAGGCCGAGGTCGCGGAGGTGACCGAGCGGGCGATGCGGGGCGAGGTCGACTTCGAGGAGTCCCTCCGCGCGCGGGTGGCGCTGCTCGAGGGCGTGCCGGCCACCGCCCTGGACTCCGTCTACGACAGCCTCCAGCTGGCCCCCGGCGCCCGCACGATGGTCCGCACCCTCAAGCGGCTCGGCTACCGGTTCGCGATCGTCTCCGGCGGCTTCTCCCAGATCACCGACCGGCTCGCCGCCGACCTCGGCATCCACTACGCCCGCGCCAACGAGCTCGAGATCCTCGACGGCCGGCTCACCGGCCGCGTCGTCGGCGAGGTCGTCGACCGGGCCGGCAAGGCCCGCGCCCTGCGCGAGTTCGCCGCCGACATCGGCGTCCCCCTCGACGCCGTCATCGCCATCGGCGACGGCGCCAACGACCTCGACATGCTCAACGCCGCCGGCCTCGGCATCGCCTACAACGCCAAGCCCATGGTCCGCGACGCCGCCGACACCGCCGTCAACGTCCCTTACCTCGACACCATCCTCTACCTCCTCGGCATCTCCCGCGAGGACATCGAGGCCGCCGACGCCGCCGCCGGCATCGTCACCCCCGCTCCTCCGGTCTGA
- a CDS encoding VOC family protein: MDATTAMTRYADTIAARDWAGLAALLAPDVAVRLLHTGEVFDRDGFVALNRDYPGPWTFTREQVTGAGESAALRARVTSGATTYHLAAFGTVAAGLLTEVVEVWTDGVGEAGPEPQHHGIDYVEVPVPDLEAAERFYGEAFGWRFRRYGPSYAAILAPSGRGEVGGLAATGEPGASTSPGRPLVLLHSADLDATLAAVRAAGGTVVREPYAFPGGRRFHLTDPGGTEIGVWGR; the protein is encoded by the coding sequence ATGGACGCCACGACCGCGATGACCCGGTACGCCGACACCATCGCCGCCCGCGACTGGGCGGGCCTGGCCGCGCTGCTCGCGCCGGACGTCGCGGTCCGGCTGCTGCACACCGGCGAGGTCTTCGACCGCGACGGCTTCGTCGCCCTCAACCGCGACTACCCGGGGCCGTGGACCTTCACCCGGGAGCAGGTCACGGGCGCGGGGGAGTCGGCCGCGCTGCGCGCCCGGGTGACCAGCGGCGCGACGACGTACCACCTCGCCGCCTTCGGCACCGTGGCCGCGGGCCTGCTCACCGAGGTGGTGGAGGTGTGGACCGACGGCGTCGGCGAGGCCGGCCCGGAGCCCCAGCACCACGGGATCGACTACGTCGAGGTGCCCGTGCCCGACCTGGAGGCGGCCGAGCGCTTCTACGGCGAGGCGTTCGGCTGGCGGTTCCGCCGCTACGGGCCGTCGTACGCCGCGATCCTCGCGCCCTCCGGGCGCGGTGAGGTCGGGGGCCTGGCCGCGACGGGCGAGCCCGGCGCGTCGACGAGCCCGGGGCGGCCGCTGGTGCTGCTGCACTCCGCGGACCTCGACGCGACCCTCGCGGCGGTCCGGGCCGCGGGCGGCACCGTGGTCCGCGAGCCGTACGCGTTCCCCGGCGGCCGCCGGTTCCACCTCACCGACCCCGGCGGCACCGAGATCGGGGTGTGGGGCAGATGA
- a CDS encoding ABC transporter ATP-binding protein — MAAVLEFADVTVRRGGSTLLDQVSWTVEEDERWVILGPNGAGKTTLLQVAAAQVHPTSGVAGILEEVMGTVDVFELRPRIGLTSAALAERIPRQEKVRDVVVSASYGVVGRWREDYDELDHERAAELLDEVRAGHLADRTFGTLSEGERKRVQIARALMTDPELLLLDEPAAGLDLGGREDLVSTLSVLAMDPDSPATVLVSHHVEEIPPGFSHALLLREGAVVAAGLLDDVLTEDNLAATFGMPLLLSHEDGRWAARRRTRAR, encoded by the coding sequence ATGGCCGCAGTCCTGGAGTTCGCCGACGTGACGGTCCGACGCGGCGGGTCCACCCTGCTCGACCAGGTGTCCTGGACCGTCGAGGAGGACGAGCGCTGGGTCATCCTCGGCCCGAACGGCGCCGGCAAGACCACCCTCCTGCAGGTCGCCGCCGCCCAGGTGCACCCCACCTCGGGCGTCGCCGGCATCCTCGAGGAGGTCATGGGGACCGTCGACGTCTTCGAGCTGCGGCCCCGCATCGGCCTGACCAGCGCGGCGCTCGCCGAGCGGATCCCGCGGCAGGAGAAGGTCCGCGACGTCGTGGTGTCGGCGTCGTACGGCGTGGTCGGGCGCTGGCGTGAGGACTACGACGAGCTCGACCACGAGCGCGCCGCCGAGCTGCTCGACGAGGTCCGGGCCGGCCACCTCGCCGACCGCACCTTCGGCACCCTCAGCGAGGGCGAGCGCAAGCGCGTCCAGATCGCCCGGGCGCTGATGACCGACCCCGAGCTGCTGCTGCTCGACGAGCCCGCGGCGGGCCTCGACCTCGGGGGCCGCGAGGACCTCGTCTCCACCCTGAGCGTGCTCGCGATGGACCCCGACTCCCCGGCCACGGTGCTGGTCTCCCACCACGTCGAGGAGATCCCGCCGGGCTTCAGCCACGCCCTGCTGCTGCGCGAGGGCGCGGTCGTCGCGGCGGGCCTGCTCGACGACGTGCTGACCGAGGACAACCTGGCCGCCACGTTCGGCATGCCGCTGCTGCTCAGCCACGAGGACGGCCGCTGGGCCGCCCGCCGACGCACCCGGGCCCGCTGA
- a CDS encoding NfeD family protein, whose translation MDWLGDNAWAVWLGLGFTLGVAELFSLDLILLMLAVGAIAGMVAGLLSAPLVVQILVAAATSVAMLALVRPSVVKRLHSGPELTMSHNKLVGQRGIVTQAVSALEPGRIRVAGEDWTAKPYDDLVSIAPGESVEILQIRGATAYVHPVPRLES comes from the coding sequence ATGGACTGGCTCGGAGACAACGCCTGGGCGGTGTGGCTCGGTCTCGGCTTCACGCTGGGCGTCGCCGAGCTGTTCAGCCTGGACCTGATCCTGCTGATGCTGGCGGTCGGCGCGATCGCCGGCATGGTGGCCGGCCTGCTCTCCGCGCCCCTGGTCGTCCAGATCCTGGTCGCGGCCGCCACCTCGGTGGCCATGCTGGCCCTGGTCCGGCCCTCGGTCGTCAAGCGCCTGCACAGCGGCCCCGAGCTCACGATGAGCCACAACAAGCTCGTCGGCCAGCGGGGCATCGTCACCCAGGCGGTCAGCGCGCTCGAGCCCGGACGCATCCGCGTCGCCGGCGAGGACTGGACCGCCAAGCCCTACGACGACCTGGTCAGCATCGCACCGGGTGAATCCGTCGAGATCCTGCAGATCCGCGGCGCGACCGCGTACGTCCACCCCGTCCCTCGCCTCGAGAGCTGA
- a CDS encoding SPFH domain-containing protein yields the protein MTTAILIVLALLLVFVITVLAKTVRIVPQARAGIVERFGKYKQTLPAGLNIVVPFIDKVRYLIDLREQVVSFPPSSVITEDNLTVEIDTVIYFQVIDPVAATYEIANYIQAVEQITMTTLRNIVGGMDLEQTLTSRETINSGLRGVLDEATGKWGIRVGRVEIKSIDPPPSIKDTMEKQMRADRDKRAAILTAEGQRQSAILTAEGQKQSSILQAEGQRESQILRAQADREAAILRAQGEGQAIQTVFQAIHDGRPDQSLLAYQYLQMMPKIAEGDANKVWIVPSEFNEALKGLGSTMSQLQGIPQEVSGPRTRVDMGPAEPQLPRGANRDDAELSEANEAVREAIRAAESAADPRGNAGSSSDAGPVGEPVTATDPSIDPVEVPPESPASPPAPPAP from the coding sequence TTGACTACGGCCATCTTGATCGTCCTGGCGCTGCTGCTGGTCTTCGTGATCACCGTGCTGGCCAAGACCGTGCGGATCGTGCCCCAGGCACGCGCCGGCATCGTCGAACGGTTCGGCAAGTACAAGCAGACGCTGCCGGCGGGCCTGAACATCGTCGTGCCCTTCATCGACAAGGTGCGTTACCTGATCGACCTGCGCGAGCAGGTCGTCAGCTTCCCGCCGTCCTCGGTGATCACCGAGGACAACCTGACCGTCGAGATCGACACGGTCATCTACTTCCAGGTCATCGACCCGGTCGCGGCGACCTACGAGATCGCCAACTACATCCAGGCCGTCGAGCAGATCACCATGACCACGCTGCGCAACATCGTCGGTGGCATGGACCTCGAGCAGACGCTGACCAGCCGCGAGACGATCAACTCCGGCCTGCGCGGCGTCCTCGACGAGGCCACCGGCAAGTGGGGCATCCGCGTCGGACGGGTCGAGATCAAGAGCATCGACCCGCCGCCGTCCATCAAGGACACGATGGAGAAGCAGATGCGCGCCGACCGCGACAAGCGCGCCGCGATCCTGACCGCGGAGGGCCAGCGCCAGTCCGCGATCCTCACCGCCGAGGGCCAGAAGCAGTCCTCGATCCTCCAGGCCGAGGGTCAGCGCGAGTCGCAGATCCTGCGCGCCCAGGCCGATCGCGAGGCCGCGATCCTGCGGGCCCAGGGTGAGGGCCAGGCGATCCAGACGGTCTTCCAGGCCATCCACGACGGCCGCCCGGACCAGTCGCTGCTGGCCTACCAGTACCTCCAGATGATGCCGAAGATCGCCGAGGGCGACGCCAACAAGGTCTGGATCGTCCCGAGCGAGTTCAACGAGGCGCTCAAGGGCCTCGGCTCGACGATGAGCCAGCTCCAGGGCATCCCGCAGGAGGTCTCCGGTCCGCGCACCCGCGTCGACATGGGCCCGGCCGAGCCGCAGCTGCCCCGCGGTGCCAACCGCGACGACGCCGAGCTGAGCGAGGCCAACGAGGCCGTCCGGGAGGCGATCCGCGCGGCGGAGAGCGCCGCGGACCCGCGCGGGAACGCCGGCTCGAGCAGCGACGCCGGCCCGGTCGGGGAGCCCGTCACCGCGACGGACCCCTCGATCGACCCGGTCGAGGTACCGCCGGAGTCGCCGGCGTCCCCGCCCGCTCCGCCGGCTCCGTAG
- a CDS encoding sulfite exporter TauE/SafE family protein, translating to MLLESVAILLAGVAAGAINTVVGSGTLITFPTLLAFGVPPVVANVSNNIGLVPGSISGAIGYRRELAGQKARVLRLASASLLGGLVGAVLLLVLPAGAFEAIVPVLIGLGVVLVVVQPRVSAAVARRRAARPVDGDRPDPWWTWPATSLAGVYGGYFGAAQGVILMGLLGIGIEESLQRLNAVKNILAAIVNGVAGLLFVVVADVDWRIVALIGVGAVIGGQVGATVGRRLPPTVLRAVIVVVGLTALVSFAL from the coding sequence GTGCTGCTGGAGTCGGTGGCGATCCTGCTCGCGGGGGTCGCCGCGGGCGCCATCAACACCGTCGTCGGCTCGGGGACGCTCATCACGTTCCCGACGCTCCTGGCCTTCGGCGTCCCGCCGGTCGTCGCGAACGTCTCGAACAACATCGGGCTCGTGCCCGGTTCGATCTCCGGGGCGATCGGCTACCGCCGCGAGCTCGCGGGCCAGAAGGCACGGGTGCTGCGGCTCGCCTCGGCCTCGCTGCTGGGCGGTCTGGTCGGCGCGGTGCTGCTGCTCGTCCTGCCCGCGGGCGCGTTCGAGGCGATCGTGCCGGTGCTCATCGGGCTCGGCGTCGTGCTGGTCGTCGTGCAGCCGCGGGTCTCGGCCGCGGTCGCCCGCCGGCGCGCGGCACGGCCGGTCGACGGTGACCGGCCCGACCCGTGGTGGACCTGGCCGGCGACGTCCCTGGCCGGGGTGTACGGCGGCTACTTCGGCGCCGCGCAGGGCGTGATCCTCATGGGCCTGCTCGGCATCGGCATCGAGGAGTCGCTCCAGCGCCTCAACGCGGTCAAGAACATCCTCGCCGCGATCGTCAACGGCGTCGCGGGCCTGCTCTTCGTCGTCGTGGCGGACGTCGACTGGCGGATCGTGGCGCTCATCGGCGTCGGTGCGGTGATCGGCGGGCAGGTCGGGGCGACCGTCGGTCGACGGCTGCCCCCGACCGTCCTGCGTGCGGTGATCGTGGTGGTCGGGCTGACCGCGCTGGTGTCGTTCGCGCTCTGA
- a CDS encoding alpha/beta hydrolase, which produces MTQRPDVLGAPYRAEEIHLPDDAEGPVVATLVHRPAAEPTRRAVLHVHGFADYFFQTGYAEWWTARGYDFYALDLRKYGRSIRPHQTPNYVADLAEYFVELDAAWDLVTGRDGHDHVVLTGHSTGGLTTPLWADARRPPELRGMVLNSPWFDLQGSPLLRTVGTVLVDQIGRRTPMRVLPRSVSGLYARSLHRDHEGEWDFDLTWKPLESFTVHAGWLRAVRRGHARLHAGLEVPCPVLVLSSDASSRPAEMGDDVHRHDIVLEVPHIRRWAGAVGPHVTYVAVPGARHDVVLSLPAPRAAAYDAIGRWHDAWVS; this is translated from the coding sequence GTGACCCAGCGCCCCGACGTCCTCGGCGCCCCCTACCGGGCCGAGGAGATCCACCTCCCCGACGACGCGGAGGGCCCCGTCGTCGCCACCCTCGTCCACCGGCCCGCCGCCGAGCCGACGCGGCGGGCGGTGCTGCACGTGCACGGGTTCGCCGACTACTTCTTCCAGACCGGGTACGCCGAGTGGTGGACCGCGCGGGGCTACGACTTCTACGCCCTGGACCTGCGCAAGTACGGCCGCTCGATCCGGCCGCACCAGACCCCGAACTACGTCGCCGACCTCGCGGAGTACTTCGTGGAGCTCGACGCCGCGTGGGACCTGGTCACCGGGCGCGACGGGCACGACCACGTCGTGCTCACCGGCCACTCCACCGGCGGCCTGACCACGCCGCTGTGGGCCGACGCGCGCCGGCCGCCCGAGCTGCGCGGGATGGTCCTCAACTCCCCCTGGTTCGACCTCCAGGGCAGCCCGCTGCTGCGCACCGTCGGCACGGTGCTCGTCGACCAGATCGGCCGGCGCACGCCGATGCGGGTCCTGCCGCGCAGCGTCTCCGGCCTCTACGCGCGCAGCCTGCACCGCGACCACGAGGGCGAGTGGGACTTCGACCTGACCTGGAAGCCGCTGGAGTCCTTCACCGTCCACGCCGGCTGGCTGCGCGCCGTGCGCCGCGGCCACGCCCGGCTGCACGCCGGGCTCGAGGTGCCCTGCCCGGTGCTGGTGCTCTCCTCCGACGCCAGCTCCCGGCCCGCGGAGATGGGCGACGACGTGCACCGCCACGACATCGTGCTGGAGGTCCCGCACATCCGGCGGTGGGCCGGCGCGGTCGGCCCGCACGTCACCTACGTCGCGGTCCCCGGCGCCCGGCACGACGTCGTGCTCTCCCTGCCCGCGCCGCGCGCCGCGGCGTACGACGCGATCGGGCGGTGGCACGACGCCTGGGTGTCCTGA
- a CDS encoding glycerophosphodiester phosphodiesterase has protein sequence MPPPAPVQLSAHRCLTRQAVDRALALDVDFVEFDVERCADGTLVVFHDSVVEVGGEEVPLASLSLDALRAVVPDLMLYDEVLDALAGRRRAHLDLKFVGSCAEATARAVERLGADNLVVTTLDDDAVREVRGWAEAHGHPDLLVGLSLGRRVTGFPVWRQLRVRASEVWPHLRYRQSRANLVVAHHWLARAGVAGFARRRRLPLLVWTIDTPRSLRYWLRPGRAFLVTTNRPEEALAVRGRRTARMWG, from the coding sequence GTGCCCCCTCCCGCGCCCGTCCAGCTCAGCGCCCACCGGTGCCTGACCCGGCAGGCCGTCGACCGGGCGCTCGCGCTCGACGTGGACTTCGTCGAGTTCGACGTCGAGCGCTGCGCCGACGGCACCCTGGTCGTCTTCCACGACTCGGTGGTCGAGGTCGGCGGCGAGGAGGTCCCGCTGGCCTCGCTGTCCCTCGACGCGCTGCGCGCGGTCGTGCCGGACCTGATGCTGTACGACGAGGTCCTCGACGCCCTCGCCGGCCGGCGGCGCGCCCACCTGGACCTGAAGTTCGTGGGCAGCTGCGCCGAGGCGACCGCCCGCGCGGTCGAGCGGCTGGGCGCCGACAACCTGGTGGTCACCACCCTCGACGACGACGCCGTGCGCGAGGTGCGCGGCTGGGCCGAGGCGCACGGCCACCCCGACCTGCTCGTCGGGCTCTCGTTGGGCCGGCGGGTGACCGGCTTCCCGGTCTGGCGCCAGTTGCGGGTGCGCGCCTCGGAGGTCTGGCCGCACCTGCGCTACCGCCAGTCCCGCGCGAACCTCGTGGTCGCCCACCACTGGCTGGCGCGCGCGGGGGTGGCCGGCTTCGCCCGCCGCCGGCGCCTGCCGCTGCTGGTGTGGACGATCGACACCCCTCGGTCGCTGCGGTACTGGCTGCGCCCGGGCCGCGCCTTCCTGGTGACCACCAACCGCCCGGAGGAGGCGCTGGCGGTCCGCGGGCGGCGTACCGCGAGGATGTGGGGGTGA
- a CDS encoding nitroreductase family protein translates to MELSEVMRTTAAVREFTDDPLPDEVLRRILEDARFAPSGGNRQGTRVVVVRDRATRERLAELNEPAVRRYVAQKKAGESPWNPVHPPGPSAEEIAATRVPSSFTEPVLRAPVVLVFVVDLAVVAAMDQDLDRVGIVGGASVYPLVWNVLLAARAEGYGGTITTMATAMEPEVKDLLGLPDTYALAAVVPLGRPVKQLTRLTRLPVEELAVRERFDGEPF, encoded by the coding sequence ATGGAGCTCTCCGAGGTGATGCGCACGACCGCGGCGGTGCGCGAGTTCACCGACGACCCGTTGCCCGACGAGGTGCTGCGCCGCATCCTCGAGGACGCCCGGTTCGCGCCCAGTGGGGGCAACCGCCAGGGGACGCGGGTCGTCGTGGTGCGCGACCGGGCGACCCGCGAGCGGCTGGCGGAGCTCAACGAGCCGGCGGTACGCCGCTACGTCGCCCAGAAGAAGGCGGGGGAGAGCCCGTGGAACCCCGTTCACCCGCCCGGGCCGAGCGCCGAGGAGATCGCGGCGACCCGTGTGCCGTCGTCGTTCACCGAGCCGGTCCTGCGGGCGCCGGTCGTCCTGGTCTTCGTCGTCGACCTCGCGGTCGTCGCCGCGATGGACCAGGACCTCGACCGGGTGGGCATCGTCGGCGGCGCCTCGGTCTACCCCCTGGTGTGGAACGTGCTGCTCGCCGCCCGCGCCGAGGGGTACGGCGGCACGATCACCACCATGGCCACCGCGATGGAGCCGGAGGTCAAGGACCTGCTCGGTCTGCCCGACACCTACGCGCTCGCCGCCGTGGTGCCGCTCGGGCGGCCGGTCAAGCAGCTGACCCGTCTCACGCGGCTGCCCGTCGAGGAGCTGGCCGTGCGCGAGCGGTTCGACGGGGAGCCGTTCTGA